The Paraburkholderia sp. ZP32-5 genome includes a window with the following:
- a CDS encoding helix-turn-helix transcriptional regulator, whose product MPIKQTTTELPNWHAPTILRRKAVEQITGLSRSSIYAGIKLGTFPTPIRLTANSVGWVAQEIEAWVQARIDRRK is encoded by the coding sequence ATGCCAATCAAACAAACTACGACGGAGTTGCCAAACTGGCACGCTCCAACGATCCTACGTCGCAAGGCCGTGGAGCAGATCACGGGCCTTTCGCGATCTTCCATCTATGCCGGAATCAAACTCGGCACCTTCCCTACACCAATACGGCTAACTGCGAACTCCGTCGGTTGGGTTGCGCAGGAAATCGAGGCATGGGTTCAGGCCCGGATCGATCGCCGTAAATAG
- a CDS encoding transcriptional regulator domain-containing protein codes for MTKIQKDRPDGSSEADYKGWECWEPRRWAWEFLRRNSKFRDECDAVLKIKKKSKRIAKKKEIASTFMLRYYRRYDQPYDKKPRVAFAGISSSPKPTSIASMEWQATLQHDQIALIFHLRPALHSKTAIKELLNGAEPILQSRVDHIRGLESPETKYLDSQPQLDRPNFLWYLRLLDATSDNEGDNTDVAKFKWMRLANAPWIIKEKRWSGPRAKIAENIRKMVDDSAKPFTEFRYIAIATAAKRHEKMPAAEQNVRR; via the coding sequence ATGACTAAAATTCAAAAAGATCGACCAGATGGGAGTAGCGAGGCCGATTACAAGGGCTGGGAATGTTGGGAACCCCGCCGATGGGCATGGGAATTTTTGCGCCGGAACAGTAAATTCCGAGATGAGTGCGACGCAGTATTAAAAATCAAGAAAAAATCAAAACGCATAGCGAAGAAAAAAGAAATCGCGTCGACATTCATGCTGCGCTATTACCGTCGCTACGACCAGCCATACGACAAGAAACCACGCGTTGCTTTTGCTGGCATTTCAAGCTCACCCAAACCGACATCGATTGCCTCGATGGAATGGCAAGCCACGTTGCAGCACGACCAGATTGCGCTCATTTTCCATCTGCGCCCGGCACTGCACTCCAAAACAGCCATCAAGGAACTATTGAACGGTGCTGAACCGATTTTGCAATCCAGAGTTGACCATATCCGGGGCCTTGAATCTCCAGAGACCAAGTATCTAGATTCGCAGCCACAGCTCGATAGGCCAAATTTCCTTTGGTATTTGCGGTTGCTAGACGCAACAAGTGACAACGAGGGCGATAACACCGACGTTGCCAAGTTTAAATGGATGCGGTTAGCCAACGCCCCATGGATCATCAAAGAAAAACGCTGGAGTGGCCCAAGGGCCAAAATCGCCGAGAATATCAGAAAGATGGTCGATGACAGCGCCAAACCTTTCACCGAATTTCGCTACATTGCCATCGCTACGGCGGCAAAAAGACACGAAAAGATGCCGGCGGCAGAACAGAACGTTCGCCGCTAG